A DNA window from Fusarium fujikuroi IMI 58289 draft genome, chromosome FFUJ_chr11 contains the following coding sequences:
- a CDS encoding related to triacylglycerol lipase — protein sequence MPDDKLTLEEAHRRFKEPLPKLTAIKCSVIAYALRAFIVVANYGLSLKEKIVTPVNAPTLIKTYACRPKLSLRIFFPKTYDETTNETLPTVFTIHGGGFVMGDPRDDDHFNYTFANMHSVLVVALDYSKSPRVHFPTPTYDLEALILAALSDSSLPIDQDRVAIMGSSAGGNLALSVSLLPSMCGSGDGVRRIKTAVPMYPVVDMSVRREYKIQTRQWKPSFGAFRAKTTDMLFPLSPVFEAAYTLPGQDHHDPLLNPFYAEKEQLPPNIFFLACELDMLAGEAWRMICGLTGRDIGDETVGREAIGPKGELILDDERYSFETKTKEGSYRWLLIPDQIHAYDKYENLGLLHGDKELSKDAELKLAEAQKVIGKWLFEGPFA from the exons ATGCCGGACGACAAACTCACCCTCGAAGAAGCCCATCGGCGCTTCAAAGAGCCGCTTCCCAAATTAACCGCCATCAAATGCTCGGTCATAGCCTATGCGCTACGAGCATTCATCGTCGTTGCGAATTATGGTCTTTCGCTGAAAGAAAAGATCGTGACGCCTGTTAACGCGCCGACTCTTATCAAGACATATGCGTGTCGACCAAAGCTGTCCCTACG AATATTCTTTCCCAAAACCTATGATGAAACCACCAATGAAACACTCCCTACGGTGTTTACCATCCATGGCGGCGGTTTCGTCATGGGAGATCCTCGTGATGATGACCACTTCAACTATACGTTCGCCAACATGCACTCTGTTCTCGTCGTCGCGTTGGATTATTCCAAATCGCCACGTGTTCACTTCCCAACCCCAACATACGACCTGGAAGCGCTCATCTTGGCTGCTCTCTCCGACTCGTCTCTTCCAATTGACCAAGACCGCGTTGCAATCATGGGTTCCTCAGCGGGCGGGAACCTAGCGCTCTCTGTATCTCTCCTCCCAAGCATGTGCGGCAGTGGCGATGGCGTGCGACGTATCAAGACCGCTGTGCCGATGTATCCAGTCGTCGACATGTCAGTGAGGCGAGAGTACAAGATACAGACTCGACAGTGGAAACCTTCATTCGGAGCGTTTCGAGCAAAGACGACGGATATGCTGTTTCCGCTTTCACCTGTTTTCGAAGCTGCGTACACTCTACCtggtcaagatcatcatgatcCATTGTTGAATCCTTTTTACGCTGAGAAAGAGCAGCTACCACCGAATATCTTCTTCCTAGCGTGCGAGCTTGACATGCTGGCGGGAGAGGCCTGGAGAATGATTTGTGGACTGACGGGGAGAGATATTGGAGATGAGACTGTGGGGAGAGAAGCAATTGGGCCTAAAGGGGAGTTGATACTGGATGATGAGAGGTATTCGTTTGAGACAAAGACTAAAGAAGGGAGCTATAGATGGCTGTTGATTCCGGATCAGATTCATGCGTATGATAAGTATGAGAATCTGGGTTTGCTTCATGGGGATAAAGAGCTGTCGAAGGATGCTGAGTTGAAGTTGGCTGAGGCTCAGAAGGTAATAGGGAAGTGGTTGTTTGAGGGGCCGTTTGCTTGA
- a CDS encoding related to methyltransferase codes for MAAPIEAEPALDVGNDTESNFSADSETESTASITSSIFENKYFQGRTYANPKYGKHWAPNDEEQLEALDLIHHWLTLMLDDKLFLPPIGDNPQKILDIGTGTGIWAINVADEYPSASVIATDITPTQPSFVPPNVEFQIDDAQLEWTFEPESFDFIHIRYLQGTIADWDKLYGQMYKALKPGGWFQHIEPDLQMLSQNPEIKVDDEHIFTRWAKIFTQVGETIGCTFDFSNGKLATLAKDAGFVSVTPQTHKVPIGRWPRDKKKKELGTFVGLSFSQALDGFVKLPLCEILKWSPEEMQLFAAEMRKVLMNPKTQAFGHVFSVYGQKPERPKESSPAAE; via the exons ATGGCGGCTCCAATTGAAGCA GAACCCGCGTTGGATGTTGGCAACGACACTGAGAGTAACTTCAGCGCTGATAG TGAAACCGAGTCGACAGCCTCGATCACGTCGAGCATCTTCGAGAATAAGTACTTTCAGGGAAGAACTTATGCTAATCCTAAGTATGGAAAGCATTG GGCCCCCAATGACGAGGAGCAACTCGAAGCACTTGATCTCAT CCATCATTGGTTGACATTGATGCTCGACGATAAactctttcttcctcccatCGGCGACAACCCTCAG AAAATCTTGGACATCGGTACAGGAACTGGGATCTGGGCTATAAACGTAGCAGACGAATACCCATCAGCCAGCGTCATTGCTACAGACATCACCCCAACCCAGCCAAGCTTCGTCCCTCCAAATGTTGAGTTTCAGATCGATGACGCTCAACTTGAATGGACCTTTGAGCCCGAGTCCTTTGACTTTATCCACATTCGATATCTTCAGGGCACTATTGCTGATTGGGATAAATTGTATGGTCAGATGTACAAGGCTCTTAAGCCAGGGGGTTGGTTCCAGCACATCGAACCTGATCTGCAAATGCTTTCTCAAAACCCAgagatcaaggtcgacgACGAGCA TATCTTCACACGCTGGGCAAAAATCTTCACCCAAGTCGGCGAAACAATTGGCTGCACATTCGACTTCTCCAACGGCAAACTCGCAACCCTCGCCAAAGACGCAGGCTTTGTATCCGTAACTCCGCAAACGCACAAAGTACCCATTGGACGCTGGCCAagggacaagaagaagaaagagctcGGAACTTTTGTGGGACTCTCGTTTAGCCAGGCCCTCGATGGTTTCGTCAAGTTGCCGCTCTGTGAGATTCTTAAGTGGTCGCCGGAGGAGATGCAGCTGTTCGCGGCGGAGATGAGAAAGGTCCTTATGAATCCTAAGACGCAGGCTTTTGGTCATGT GTTTAGTGTTTATGGGCAGAAGCCTGAGAGGCCGAAGGAGAGTAGCCCGGCGGCGGAATAG
- a CDS encoding related to metalloprotease MEP1, translating to MHLQFALALGLLANSVSAAGFDCGTSGSSNGLKAISKDLANEYLEIRGQHKNVEVKTYVHILAASKKEEDNYLSQATVKEQMSLLNEKFKPWNFSFKLMNTSRTINSDWAYPISPVGEFREELRAALRQGTYKDLNLFFIASMPPGGKCELPIPNPTKNDILFDGCIMRPDNPGEVPPKFNYVTVHEVGHWLGLEHTFENGCEEPGDYVDDTPYEASPPEYGVCPPPDLNSCPDKPGFDPTDNFMDYVEPECGPKRFTPGQAERMHKLWKKLRANR from the exons ATGCATCTTCAATTTGCTCTTGCTCTCGGCCTCCTGGCCAACTCTGTGTCAGCCGCTGGCTTTGACTGCGGTACCTCGGGATCCAGCAATGGCTTGAAAGCCATTTCAAAAGACCTTGCAAATGAGTATCTCGAAATCCGAGGACAACATAAGAATGTAGAGGTCAAGACCTACGTGCATATCCTCGCAGCaagcaagaaggaagaagacaacTACCTTAGC CAAGCTACGGTCAAGGAACAGATGAGCCTTCTCAACGAGAAGTTTAAGCCCTGGAATTTCTCGTTCAAGTTGATGAACACCAGCAGAACCATCAACTCTGACTGGGCTTATCCCATCAGTCCAGTCGGTGAATTCCGAGAGGAGCTCCGGGCTGCATTGAGGCAAGGAACCTACAAGGATCTCAATCTGTTCTTCATTGCGAGTATGCCCCCCGGTGGAAAGTGCGAGCTCCCTATTCCCAATCCCACCAAGAATGATATCCTCTTCGACGGCTGCATCATGAGGCCCGATAACCCTGGCGAGGTCCCTCCAAAATTCAACTACGTTACCGTTCATGAGGTTGGGCACTGGCTTGGTCTGGAGCATACCTTTGAGAATGGTTGCGAAGAACCAGGCGACTATGTTGATGATACTCCTTATGAGGCATCGCCTCCAGAGTATGGGGTGTGCCCTCCACCTGATCTCAACAGCTGCCCTGATAAGCCTGGTTTTGATCCTACGGATAACTTCATGGACTATGTCGAGCC TGAGTGCGGTCCCAAGAGGTTTACCCCTGGACAAGCTGAGCGCATGCATAAGCTTTGGAAGAAATTGCGTGCCAATAGATAA